The following proteins are encoded in a genomic region of Musa acuminata AAA Group cultivar baxijiao chromosome BXJ2-11, Cavendish_Baxijiao_AAA, whole genome shotgun sequence:
- the LOC135627131 gene encoding mannose-6-phosphate isomerase 1-like → MAMEASQRPLRLRCSVQNYDWGRFGEESTVARLFRRNSGKEIELGRPYAEFWMGTHESGPSFVVAAEGSGTKAVTLKKWTGANPGALGNKVVEKWGNDLPFLFKILSVAKALSIQAHPDKELARMLHKMRPSVYKDPNHKPEMAIALTEFKALCGFVSIEELKDVLVAVPEITQLLGNDEASKILSQDLNGYVDAKSFLQLVFTKLMTASKEAVSELVSKLKARLDLENKIRTLTEKEQLVLLLEKQYQADVGVIAAFLFNYVKLSPGEALYIGPNEPHAYISGECIECMATSDNVVRAGLTPKYIDKQTLCSMLTYKQGFPEILRGSPINPYVSRFRPPFDEFEVDRCLLPSKESVEFSAIPGPSIFVVVAGEGRMEVSSVVEELKIMEGDVYFVPAQTEIRLSACADGLIKLYRAGVNSRIFA, encoded by the exons ATGGCGATGGAAGCGTCGCAGAGGCCGTTGCGGTTGCGGTGCTCGGTCCAGAACTACGATTGGGGCCGCTTTGGGGAGGAATCGACAGTCGCACGGCTGTTCAGGCGGAACTCCGGTAAGGAGATCGAGTTGGGTCGGCCCTACGCCGAGTTCTGGATGGGCACGCACGAGTCTGGCCCCTCATTCGTGGTGGCCGCGGAGGGATCGGGAACGAAGGCGGTTACGCTCAAGAAGTGGACTGGGGCGAACCCTGGTGCTCTGGGGAATAAGGTCGTGGAGAAGTGGGGGAACGACCTTCCGTTCTTGTTCAAG ATCTTATCAGTGGCAAAAGCGTTGTCCATACAAGCGCATCCCGATAAGGAGTTGGCGAGGATGCTACATAAGATGCGGCCGAGCGTTTATAAGGACCCCAACCATAAGCCAGAAATGGCGATTGCTCTAACCGAGTTCAAGGCGCTATGTGGTTTTGTCAGCATCGAG GAGCTTAAGGATGTACTTGTTGCTGTACCGGAAATTACACAGCTGCTTGGCAATGATGAGGCAAGCAAAATTTTAAGTCAGGATCTAAATGGATATGTGGATGCAAAATCTTTTCTGCAATTAGTCTTCACTAAGCTTATGACAGCAAGTAAAGAGGCTGTATCAGAACTGGTTTCTAAATTAAAAGCTCGTTTGGACCTTGAAAATAAG ATTAGGACATTAACTGAGAAAGAACAGCTTGTATTACTTCTGGAGAAGCAGTACCAAGCTGATGTTGGGGTTATAGCAGCCTTCTTGTTCAATTATGTGAAGCTCAGCCCAGGTGAAGCACTGTATATTGGTCCAAATGAACCCCATGCTTATATTTCAGGCGAATGCATCGAATGTATGGCGACATCAGACAATGTTGTGCGAGCTGGACTGACACCCAAGTACATAGACAAGCAAACTCTTTGTTCAATGCTGACATACAAACAG GGCTTTCCTGAAATTCTTCGAGGGAGTCCCATAAACCCTTATGTATCACGGTTTAGACCTCCATTCGATGAGTTTGAAGTTGATCGATGCTTACTTCCGTCAAAAGAATCTGTTGAGTTCTCTGCCATACCAGGACCATCTATTTTTGTTGTGGTGGCTGGGGAGGGCAGAATGGAGGTAAGTTCTGTGGTTGAGGAACTGAAGATAATGGAGGGGGATGTGTATTTTGTGCCTGCTCAAACTGAGATTAGACTAAGTGCTTGTGCTGATGGACTGATCAAGCTGTATCGAGCTGGAGTGAACAGCAGGATATTTGCTTAA